In Topomyia yanbarensis strain Yona2022 chromosome 2, ASM3024719v1, whole genome shotgun sequence, one DNA window encodes the following:
- the LOC131679522 gene encoding uncharacterized protein LOC131679522, translated as MSFWDTLLTTWLEDEKLLDPRQFAFRKGLGTGAHLGSLGEVLYRARSEGIHADIAILYIAKAYNTVWREGVIQQLQRWGIQGNLGVFIQNFLTNRRFRVCIGGTLSDEFREANGVPQGSILAVTLFLVRMNSLFTALPGGVYVFVYADDIILVALGKTIPRTKISLQAAVNAVGRWIQHHRHQVRHYTLLQHLSPCQRSSSPPQRYSNSVPKGTGRPRNHPRPETDNDTTLPATEKRLPEQKAISADHLRPPPKNIRRAALNVGRSLIHSRIFYGIEMTCRNLDGLSDILGPLYHGAVRLASGLLPSTPAEAACVEAGVLPCHWETAREFTSNDLPPIARLHRARPRAWYDPGPNTDDSLARTIKVGDHPSSILVKYRQLINRRYSHHTKIFTDGSKANDGVEAGISGLGNGLSFRLPPSCSVFSAEAAAIAVEMIRRPTDTPTVIFTDSLSVLRDVASGTSKHRFVQAIETLRDPLVTICWVPGHSGIKGNSTPACRTDSPTTGGVLEITPKNSKAQPTPGPTETARGNKKYSPDSTEPVPECATCNTRLTVEHLLCNCRELEDLRRQYGLTGPIRDILSNDPVREEALLLFLKDAGLYDSI; from the exons atgtcattttgggacaccctactgaCCACGTGGCTGGAAGACGAAAAACTACTCGACCCACGCCAATTCGCTTTCCGGAAGGGACTCGGCACCGGAGCCCACCTGGGTTCGCTCGGCGAGGTATTATACAGAGCAAGGTCCGAAGGCATCCACGCCGATATTGCCATACTCTACATAGCAAAAGCTTACAACACAGTCTGGCGAGAAGGTGTCATTCAACAACTCCAACGATGGGGAATACAGGGGAACCTAGGCGTCTTCATCCAAAACTTCCTAACCAACCGCCGCTTTCGGGTATGCATAGGCGGCACACTTTCCGACGAATTCCGCGAGGCCAACGGAGTGCCACAAGGatcgatactagcagtgacccTCTTCTTAGTGAGGATGAATTCGCTCTTCACCGCGCTACCCGGGGGCGTCTATGTCTTCGTGTACGCGGACGACATCATATTGGTGGCCCTCGGGAAGACGATCCCGCGCACAAAAATATCTCTGCAGGCCGCCGTCAACGCAGTCGGCCGATGGATTCAACATCACCGCCACCAAGTGCGCCATTACACACTGCTGCAGCACTTATCACCCTGCCAACGCTCGTCCAGTCCGCCTCAACGGTACAGTAATTCCGTTCCGAAAGGAACCGGTCGTCCTCGGAATCACCCTCGACCGGAAACTGACAATGATACCACACTTCCGGCGACTGAAAAAAGACTGCCAGAGCAGAAAGCGATTAGCGCGGACCATTTGCGCCCACCACCCAAAAACATCCGCCGAGCAGCGCTGAACGTCGGACGATCTCTTATCCACAGCAGAATCTTCTACGGAATCGAGATGACTTGCCGGAACCTAGACGGACTCTCCGACATCCTCGGGCCCTTATACCACGGAGCGGTGCGGCTAGCCTCCGGTCTACTACCGAGTACCCCGGCCGAAGCTGCCTGTGTAGAGGCAGGAGTACTACCCTGCCACTGGGAAACAGCCAGG GAGTTCACCAGCAACGACCTCCCACCCATCGCTCGTCTACACCGGGCGAGACCGCGGGCCTGGTACGACCCCGGACCCAACACCGACGACAGCCTTGCCCGCACTATAAAAGTTGGCGACCACCCCAGCAGCATACTAGTTAAATATAGACAGCTAATTAACCGAAGATATTCACATCACACTAAAATATTTACCGACGGTTCCAAAGCGAACGACGGTGTAGAAGCGGGGATCAGCGGCTTGGGGAACGGGCTCTCCTTCCGCCTACCTCCCTCCTGCTCAGTTTTCTCGGCGGAAGCGGCCGCCATTGCAGTGGAAATGATCAGAAGACCCACCGATACTCCAACGGTCATCTTTACAGACTCACTCTCGGTCCTGAGGGACGTCGCTAGCGGGACCTCCAAACATCGCTTCGTCCAGGCCATCGAGACTCTTCGAGACCCACTGGTTACCATCTGCTGGGTTCCGGGTCACAGCGGCATCAAGG GGAATTCAACACCAGCTTGCAGAACGGATTCACCAACCACTGGCGGAGTTCTCGAAATCACACCCAAAAACTCAAAGGCTCAGCCGACACCTGGACCGACCGAGACAGCCAGAGGAAACAAAAAATACTCTCCCGACTCCAC CGAGCCCGTCCCAGAATGTGCCACCTGCAACACCCGGCTCACCGTCGAACACCTGCTGTGCAACTGCCGGGAACTGGAGGACCTACGGCGTCAGTACGGCCTGACTGGTCCGATACGGGACATCCTATCCAATGACCCGGTTCGGGAGGAGGCACTCCTCCTCTTCCTAAAAGACGCCGGCCTATACGATAGCATTTAA